Proteins encoded within one genomic window of Manis pentadactyla isolate mManPen7 chromosome 4, mManPen7.hap1, whole genome shotgun sequence:
- the EIF1 gene encoding eukaryotic translation initiation factor 1, whose protein sequence is MSAIQNLHSFDPFADASKGDDLLPAGTEDYIHIRIQQRNGRKTLTTVQGIADDYDKKKLVKAFKKKFACNGTVIEHPEYGEVIQLQGDQRKNICQFLVEIGLAKDDQLKVHGF, encoded by the exons ATGTCCGCTATCCAGAACCTCCACTCTTTCG ACCCCTTTGCTGATGCAAGTAAGGGTGATGATCTGCTTCCTGCTGGCACTGAAGATTATATCCATATAAGAATTCAACAGAGAAACGGCAGGAAGACCCTTACTACTGTCCAAGGGATTGCTGATGATTACGATAAAAAGAAACTAGTGAAGGCGTTCAAGAAG AAATTTGCCTGCAATGGTACTGTAATTGAGCACCCAGAATATGGAGAAGTAATTCAGCTACAGGGTGACCAGCGCAAGAACATATGCCAGTTCCTGGTAGAG ATTGGACTGGCTAAGGACGACCAGCTGAAGGTTCATGGGTTTTAA